In Candidatus Desulfatibia profunda, the DNA window TCAATTAGTCAAACCACAACATATTGTATGTGGTGGAGTCAAGTGCATACCCCCAAAAATTAAAATATTATATAATACACGTTTGCTGGCTCAAATGTTCAGGTTTTACTTTAACTTTTGAAGCCGCGAACCCCTCAAAGTAACCATGAACAATGAAGTTTGAACCCGTGAACGAACAACTTATATATTAAAAATTTGGGATGCCCAACTATCCGGCAGCTTGACACATTAAACTCTATTTCATAATAATCCTGCGAGAAACTTAACAGCAAGAAAATAGTGGAGCGATTTTATAACTTGAAAATTTTATGTTCAATATTAAATTTTACCTAACATTTGTGTTTGTGTGATTGCTATGTCCGCGGTTCAGGTGGTGCATATCATTTCCGCTAAAGGAGGTACATGTGGTCATCGAGGAATTAAATCAAAGGGTTGCAGAAAAGCACCTGCTCGTTAACACTATCAGGAGTGAAATTTCCAAGATACTTGTCGGGCAGCGTAAGTTGATCGACAGTCTGTTGATCGGACTCTTTGCCAAGGGCCATGTCCTCATCGAAGGCGTTCCGGGATTGGCCAAAACCAGTGCCGTCATGGCTTTGGCCGCCACGGTTCAGGCCGATTTCAAACGGATTCAGTTTACCCCGGACCTGCTGCCCGCCGACCTGGTCGGCACAGAGCTATATCGACCTCAAACCGGTGATTTTACGATTAAAAAAGGCCCCATTTTTCACAACATTATTCTGGCCGATGAAATCAACCGGGCGCCGTCCAAGGTCCAATCCGCGCTACTTGAAGCCATACCATGATGGCCGGACAGTACAAGTCGGTATTCCGCGGTTCGGGTATTGAGTTTGAGGAAGTTCGTGAATACACCCCTGGGGATGACGTCAAAAGCATAGACTGGAAAGTATCCGCCCGTCTGGGCCGCCCCTTTGTCAAACTATATCGTGAGGAACGCGAGCTGATCGTCATGCTGCTCATTGATATGAGCGCATCCGGCTATTTCGGAACTTCCGGGAGCCTTAAGCAGGAAATAGCTGCTGAAGTTGCCGCCGTTCTGGCGTTCAATGCCATTCGGAACAACGACAAGGTCGGGGCGATACTGTTTACGGATCGGGTCGAAAAATATATTCCTCCCATGAAGGGATCATCCCATGTGTGGCGGGTCATCAAGGAGCTTTTTGCTTTCGAGCCGCAGCACAAAGGCACCAACATCCAGGACGCTATCGGCTATCTGGGCCGGGTTAGCCGCAAACGAACGGTTGCATTTCTGATTTCCGATTTTTTGTCCCGGGACTATTCTCATCAGCTTAAAATTGCTGGAAAAAGGCACGAACTGATCGGCGTCCCGGTTCCGAACCCTCAGGGCGGCTTTAAAAAGGACTCCTCCGGCAGGATTGTCATGACCCGGCTGGATGAGGAACCCCTCAAAAAAATGGCCGTCTTTACCGGAGGCACGTATGTCCGGTCGGTGGCCGGCGATATGGACCTGGACGTCATTTACAATCGCGAAATCCGGGGCAAAATGGACACCGCCACGCTTTCCAGCGGGCGCAAGCAGATTGGGGAGGATCGCTATCAATGGTTTCTGATCCTGGCACTGACGGCACTGATCGTAGAGTTGTTTCTGCCGTCAACCACCAAAAAAGTCCTGGCACTGGTATTGCTGCTGGTCCTGGTATTCGGTCGCAGCCCGGCATTGGCTGCCGCCGGGGTCTACCGGAACATGCAAAAGGGTCTGGAGGCCTATCAGAACCAGAATTACGAGGATGCACTCAAATTTTTCATCGATGCCCAGCTTGAGAATCCGGATCGCTCAGAGATTTATTATAATATCGGGAACACCTAAATAATGAACAGAAAAAAGCGGCCGGCCGGCCGGAAACAAACAAAGGTGGGAAAGGGCAGCTCCCGGAGTATGGCCGATCGATGGCTGCAAAACCGAATGACGACGACCGGCAACAGGCGCTTTCACCTGAAAAGAAAAAGGCGTCCGAAGATCAAAGCGCCGCAGCCGCCGAAGCCGGGCCGGCACCCGACCGTGATCAGATCAGACAGGCGGAACGAATGCTGAACCGCCTACAGGACATGCCCGGCAAAGCTTTGATGCCGCTCTATCGGGAAAGGAAGGTTGAAAAGGACTGGTAAGATAAGAGCGCTACGCTTGATGATCGCTACGCTTGAGGGATAAAAAGTTTTTTCAAAATACCCTCAAGGCCGTCAGGCCGCTCCTTAAACGAAGTGCTCCTCAAGTGCAGCACTCTGATGAACAATGACGAATGATCAAGAAATAAAAAACGTATAATGAAAAAAATAAGCCTGGCCATCCTCTTTATGCTTGCGTTTCCGGTTTGGGTTCAGGCTGCGGACGTTAAGGCCTTTGTCGATCGGACGCATGTCGGCATGGGCGAGTCAATAAACCTGACCGTTACCACCAGCGGCAGCGATGCCGACATCGACATTTCTGAAATACGGGACTTTACGGTTGTTTCCAGGGGGACCAGTACCAGTGTCCAGATCGTCAACGGCCGCATGTCACGCCAAGTCAGTTACAACTATATGCTCGTACCGCTGCGGGAAGGCCGCTTGGTTATCCCGCCCTTAACGGCGGTTTCCGACGGCAGGTCCTTGCAAACCCAGGCGATCGTCGTTCAGGTTTCAAAACAGACCCCGGCAGACAGCGGCCGCAACGATCTGTTTGTGCGATCGCAGATTTCAGAGCAAAACCCTTTTGAGGGCCAGCAGATCATCTACACGTTCAGGCTGTATACCGCGATACGGCTTGCCAATGCTAAATTTCAAAAGCCCGAATTTACAGGATTTACCGCCAAAGAAGCCGGCGATACCAAAACCTACCAGACGGGCGTTAACGGACGGGAGTACACCGTTTCCGAGATTTCCTATGTGCTGGTTCCACTCAAGCCCGGCAAGGCGACCATCGCACCGGGCACGTTCCGTTGCGATACTGTGCGCAGCCGAAATCGTCGCCCACGTTCATTTTTCGATTCATTTTTCGACGATCCGTTTTTGGGGCAGGCGGAACTGGAACCCAAAATACTTACCACCGAAGCGTTTACCGTCGATATCAGGCCCTTGCCGGCATATCACGGGGATGTGAAATTTTCCGGCCTTGTGGGCAAGTTCGAGCTTCAAGCAGAGCTTGAAAAAACGCAGATAAACGTCGGAGACTCGACAACCTTGACCCTTGCGATTGCGGGCACCGGCAACATCATGGATGCCGTGCCGCCGGAAGTCGCCGTTCCCGATGCTTTTAAGGTATATTCCGACAATCCCGAAGAGCATATCACGGTAAATGAATCAGGCTTTTCAGGCAAAAAGATTTTCCGCACGGCCCTGGTTGCCGTCCGCCCAGGAGTTTATACGATTCCGGCGGTTCGAATCCGTTATTTCGACGTTTCGAAAGGAGAATACAAGACCGTATCCACCCGGCTGTTTTCCCTGACTGCCAATCCGTTGGCTGAAAAAGAAAACATCAAGGTTTTCAGCGCACCTGCTGTCCAGGAGCAACCTGCGCTTAAAAAGAAAAGGGTTGAGTTTACCGGCCACGATATTCTGCCGTTGAAAGAAGAGTTGGATGCCCTGATAAGCCGTCGATCGATGCAACTGCCACGGTTTATTCTCCTGCTGGCAGCACCGGTTCTGCTTTACCTAACGTATTGATTGCCTTTAAATTGACGCGCAAACGTAAAGATCCTGCCGCCATCATGGCGCAGCGAGCTGAAAATGCCTTGAAAAAAGCAGGCAAAATCGAGATTTCCCGGGAAGAATTCCTGGCGTGCCTGTACCGGTCGCTGGTTGCGGCGATTTTTTCGACGGCCGGCACAAAGGGTGAGTCTCTGACCTATGCCGAGGCCGAGGAGATTTTGCAGTGCCGCAACCATTCAATGGACGGCCCTGATTTTCAATCTGGTGTTCTGGCTTATTTTGACGCTGCAGGTCATTTGGCCTAATAAAACCTTAAAATCGATGGGTTATGTGGTTCTGATCTTGACGGTTGTGTTCACGGTGACGGCCCTATATAACCATTATGCCTTCAGGTACAGCAAACAGGCGATAATCCTTTTAGATAAAGTGTCGGTTCGATCCGGACTCGCTGAAGACTCCACCGAGCTCTTTTTGCTGCATGCCGGCACAAAAGTAAAAATTGATAAAGAAAACAAAGACTTTTACAGAATTTATTTTTCGGACGGCAAGATCGGCTGGTTGAAAAAATCAGAAGTCGGCGTCATTTGATGATACGAATATTAAAATTATTAAAAAAAATGGCGTAAAAATCATTTTTTCATTGAAATTTTTTTATTTGTTTAGCATTAGTAGTCTCTTGATTTGGTGTATGCACGCTTCAAATGCAGAAGGATTATCCTTGAAAACTTTTTAAAGACGGATAATATAAAGCCAATTTTTTTTTGCTTTTTGATGAGGAGGGTGAGGATGCATAGAATACGGATTGGGGTGCTGTGTTTGATGATGGTTTTTCTTCTGGGAATCTCATGGGAAGCAACCGGGCTGGAGAAAGAAGCCGGTAAACAGGAGACAGAGGAAATGTGTGTTCCGATGGGTATGATTGTACTCGCGCCGGCCGAGTCGGTCGAGA includes these proteins:
- a CDS encoding AAA family ATPase — protein: MEELNQRVAEKHLLVNTIRSEISKILVGQRKLIDSLLIGLFAKGHVLIEGVPGLAKTSAVMALAATVQADFKRIQFTPDLLPADLVGTELYRPQTGDFTIKKGPIFHNIILADEINRAPSKVQSALLEAIP
- a CDS encoding DUF58 domain-containing protein, with amino-acid sequence MMAGQYKSVFRGSGIEFEEVREYTPGDDVKSIDWKVSARLGRPFVKLYREERELIVMLLIDMSASGYFGTSGSLKQEIAAEVAAVLAFNAIRNNDKVGAILFTDRVEKYIPPMKGSSHVWRVIKELFAFEPQHKGTNIQDAIGYLGRVSRKRTVAFLISDFLSRDYSHQLKIAGKRHELIGVPVPNPQGGFKKDSSGRIVMTRLDEEPLKKMAVFTGGTYVRSVAGDMDLDVIYNREIRGKMDTATLSSGRKQIGEDRYQWFLILALTALIVELFLPSTTKKVLALVLLLVLVFGRSPALAAAGVYRNMQKGLEAYQNQNYEDALKFFIDAQLENPDRSEIYYNIGNT
- a CDS encoding protein BatD, translating into MKKISLAILFMLAFPVWVQAADVKAFVDRTHVGMGESINLTVTTSGSDADIDISEIRDFTVVSRGTSTSVQIVNGRMSRQVSYNYMLVPLREGRLVIPPLTAVSDGRSLQTQAIVVQVSKQTPADSGRNDLFVRSQISEQNPFEGQQIIYTFRLYTAIRLANAKFQKPEFTGFTAKEAGDTKTYQTGVNGREYTVSEISYVLVPLKPGKATIAPGTFRCDTVRSRNRRPRSFFDSFFDDPFLGQAELEPKILTTEAFTVDIRPLPAYHGDVKFSGLVGKFELQAELEKTQINVGDSTTLTLAIAGTGNIMDAVPPEVAVPDAFKVYSDNPEEHITVNESGFSGKKIFRTALVAVRPGVYTIPAVRIRYFDVSKGEYKTVSTRLFSLTANPLAEKENIKVFSAPAVQEQPALKKKRVEFTGHDILPLKEELDALISRRSMQLPRFILLLAAPVLLYLTY
- a CDS encoding SH3 domain-containing protein, whose amino-acid sequence is MVLILTVVFTVTALYNHYAFRYSKQAIILLDKVSVRSGLAEDSTELFLLHAGTKVKIDKENKDFYRIYFSDGKIGWLKKSEVGVI